ACGGTACGAACCCCGATGTCGGCCTGCTCTACGGCATCAACGGGCTGGCCAAGGCCGCCCCGCCGTGGTTCGACCGCGTCATGGAGTTCGTCGGCGAGTACGGGATCATGCTCGCGATGGCCCTCGTCGTGCTGTGGTGCTGGTGGAGCGTGCGCCGCCGCGGCACCCCGGCCGACTCCGTCTCGGCCGTCGCCGGGCTCGTCTGGGCCCCGCTGGCCGCCGGCATCGCCCTCCTGGTGAACATCCCCATCCGCGGCTTCGTCGAGCGCCCCCGGCCCTTCAGGGACCACCAGGGGCTCGAGGTCCTCGTCGACGGGAAGACCGACTTCTCCTTCGTCAGCGACCACGCCACGCTGGCGATGGCCCTCGGCGTCGGTGTCTTCGTCGCCCACCGCAGATTCGGCCTGGCCGCGATCGGCCTCGCCCTCACCGAGGGCTTCGCGCGGGTCTACATGGGTGTCCACTACCCGACTGATGTGATCGGCGGCTTCGCCCTCGGTACGGCGGTGGCGCTGCTCCTGGCCCCGCTCGCCCTCGCGCTGCTCACCCCGGTGGTCTCCGCCGTCGCCCGCTCGGGCCGCTGCGCGGTCCTGGTCCGCTCCCGCCGTGCCGAGCCGGCGCGGCACCCGGAGGCGGTCGGCATCCCCGAGCCCCGCGTCGGCGGCCCGGCCTCGGGCCCCGGCCACAACGACCTGGCCGCCTAGGTCCTAGTCCTCCGGCCCCGTCGCGGAACGGAGGTGGTCCGCGGCGTCCGTGCGGGCCCGGTCGCGGGATCTTCGGGCCGGGCCCGTCCAGCCGCAGCTGCAGCGTGCCAGCGCGAACGAGCCGCGCTCCGACATCGTCGTGGTGTGAGGAGAGGACTGCGCGTGCACCTCACCACGGTACTGCGCGTGACGGCACGCCCCGACCGTCGTTATGCGGATCGGGCGTCCCCAGGGCCCGCGGGGCCCGGGGAAGGGCGGGTCCCGGGCGAACAGCGGTGAGGCGTTGGGGGTGGGCAGGCGATGGTGGTGCATCTGCGGTACGGCCTTCCGGGTGCGCGGGGGAGCGGGGCGTTCGCCGTCACCGCCGTCCTGGTCGGCTCCCTCGTCGGGACCGCGGCGGTCACGGGGTGCGCCGCCCCCGAGGACCCGAAGCCGAAGGGCGACCCCGTCCTCGCCGTCCGGAACGCCCCGGACGCGCTGACGAAGGCCGGCACCTCCAAGGCGAGCACCTCGATGGAGATGGCCGCGGGCGGCACGCGGGTCACCATCCGGGGCGAGGGCGGCTACGACTTCCGGCGCCGTACCGGCCGCCTCCAGGTGGTGCTGCCGAAGGACGCGGCCGGGACCAGCGAGCACCGGCCGATCACCGAGCTCCTCACCCCCGGCGCCCTCTACATGAAGAACCGGGGGGCCGGGGTACCCGCCGACAAGTGGGTGCGGGTCGACACCACCACCCTCGACGACGGGAACCTCGTCACGGGCGGGGCCACCGATCCTGCCGCAGCGGCGGAGCTGCTGAGGGGCGCCCGGCAGGTCACGTACATCGGTGAGGTCGATCTGGCAGGGGTGAGAGTCAGCCACTACCGGGGGGTCGCGGACATCGCGCACGCCGCCCGGGTCGCCTCGCCGCAGCTCCGGGGCGCGCTCGCCGCGGCGGCGAAAGGGTTCACCACGGACACCGTCCCCTTCGACGCGTACCTCGACGCGGAGGGGCGGCTGCGGAAGGTGCGCCACCAGTTCAGTTTCAGCAACCAGGGCCGTACGGTCGCGGTCGCGTCGACGACCCTGCTGTACGGATTCGGGGTCCCCGTCCAGGTGGCGCTGCCGGACCGCCGGGACATCTACGCGGGGAAGATCGAGGGCTGAACGGCCTGACCTGGCCCGGTACTGGCGTGGACCATCGGCAAATGGTCCGGACGTGTCATGCGCGGTGCGTGTCGCCGTCCCTACGCTGGGAGACCGCTGGGAGACCGACGCCGGCAGGAAGAGGTGGATGCGCGTGGCCCCGCCCGGTACAGCAACCGTGACCGCAGACCCGGACTGCGTCGCCCTCGCCGAGATCGAACTGTGCGGTGAACTGATCATCGCCGCTTCGGCCGCGGACGGGGAGCGGCTCAGCGCCGACCGGATCGACGAGGTGCTGAGGGTGGCGGTGGAGCGGGCCGTGGAGGACCTCTGACGGAACGGCCCGGCTCGTCACCGCGTACGGGAGGAGCGGGAGGGAGGCCTCAGGTCCGCATCATGCGGGCGATGGCCTTCGTGGCCTCCTCGACCTTGGCGTCGATGCCCTCGCCGCCCTTGGCCGCCGCGTCCGCGACGCAGTGCCGCAGGTGCTCCTCGAGGAGCTGGAGGGCGAACGACTGGAGGGCCTTCGTCGAGGCGGAGACCTGCGTGAGTATGTCGATGCAGTAGACGTCCTCGTCGACCATCCGCTGGAGACCGCGGATCTGGCCCTCGATGCGGCGGAGCCGCTTGAGGTGCTCGTCCTTCTGCTTGTGGTAGCCGTGCACGCCGTGCTCGTGGTCGGCCGGTCCGACGGCCTCGACGGCCTCGGGGGTGACCTGGTCCGCCTCGGTGGTCGTCATGGCGTCCTCCCGTTGTCCAATAAGGGGGTGTATACCCCTCGTGGGTATATGGTACCGATCCCCGCCGATCCGGGCGGGGGCCCGTGCTGTTCACTGTGCCTGATGGGCGACACTGAGAGACGCCGGTTAGCCGTGGCCGGATGATGCGCCTAGCATCAGCCTGACCGAAACCCAGCACCCCGAGGACCTCACGTGCGATTTCGTCTGACCCCCAGGGAGACGAGCTTCTACGACATGTTCGCCGCGTCCGCGGACAACATCGTCACGGGCTCGAAACTCCTGATGGAACTGCTCGGAGCGGAGCCTTCCGCCCGGGCCGAGATCGCGGAGCGGATGCGGGCAGCGGAGCACGCCGGCGACGACGCGACCCATGCCATCTTCCACCAGCTGAACTCCTCGTTCATCACGCCCTTCGACCGTGAGGACATCTACAACCTCGCGTCCTCCCTCGACGACATCATGGACTTCATGGAGGAGGCCGTCGACCTGGTCGTCCTCTACAACGTCGAGGAGCTCCCCAAGGGTGTCGAGCAGCAGATCGAGGTGCTGGCGCGGGCGGCGGAGCTGACCGCCGAGGCGATGCCGAACCTGCGGACGATGGCCAACCTGACCGAGTACTGGATCGAGGTCAACCGGCTGGAGAACCAGGCGGACCAGATCCACCGCAAGCTGCTCGCGACGCTCTTCAACGGCAAGTACGACGCCATCGAGGTGCTGAAGCTCAAGCAGATCGTCGACGTGCTGGAAGAGGCGGCCGACGCGTTCGAGCACGTGGCCAACACGGTGGAGACCATCGCGGTCAAGGAGTCCTGAGGCTTCGTGGACACCTTTGCTCTGATCGTGACCATCGGTGTCGCGCTCGGCTTCACCTATACCAACGGCTTCCACGACTCGGCCAACGCCATCGCCACCTCGGTGTCGACGCGTGCGCTGACCCCCCGCGCGGCCCTGGCCATGGCCGCCGTCATGAACCTCGCCGGCGCCTTCATGGGCAGCGGGGTCGCCAAGACGGTCAGCGAGGGCCTGATCGAGACACCGCACGGCGACAAGGGGATGGGCATCCTCTTCGCCGCGCTGGTCGGCGCGATCATCTGGAACCTGGTGACCTGGTACTTCGGTCTGCCGTCCTCCTCCTCGCACGCCCTCTTCGGCGGCATGGTGGGAGCAGCGCTCGCCGGCGGTACGGAGGTCATCTGGGGCGGCGTCCTCGACAAGGTCGTCATCCCGATGTTCATCTCGCCGGTGGTCGGCCTCGTGGCCGGTTACCTGGTGATGTGCGCGATCATGTGGATGTTCCGCAAGGCCAATCCGCACAAGGCCAAGCGCGGCTTCCGTATCGCGCAGACGGTGTCGGCGGCCGGCATGGCGCTCGGCCACGGTCTGCAGGACGCGCAGAAGACGATGGGCATCGTCGTGATGGCCCTCGTCATCGCCGACGTGCAGTCGGCCGGCGACGACATCCCGGTCTGGGTCAAGATCGCGTGCGCCGTGATGCTCTCGCTCGGTACGTACGCGGGTGGCTGGCGCATCATGAGGACGCTCGGCCGGAAGATCATCGAGCTGGACCCGCCGCAGGGTTTCGCGGCGGAGACCACGGGTGCGTCGATCATGTTCGGCTCGGCGTTCCTCTTCCACGCGCCGATCTCGACCACGCACGTCATCACCTCCGCGATCATGGGCGTCGGTGCGACGAAGCGGGTCAACGCGGTCCGGTGGGGTGTCGCCAAGAACATCATCCTCGGCTGGTTCATCACGATGCCCGCGGCGGCGCTGGTGGCCGCCGGCAGCTACTACGTGGTGCAGCTCTTCTTCGGCTGACGAGCGGCTTCCCGCCGTCGTGCCGGGGGTCCGGGGGTCGTCCCCCGGGGGATGGAGTATCACGATGCCGGCGGCGGCGCTGGTGGCCGCCGGCAGCTACTACGTGGTGCAGCTCTTCTTCGGCTGAGGCCGGTGAGTGGCTTGAAATGGTCGGGCCCGGCTCCCCTGTGGGGGAGCCGGGCCCTTCGTCTTACGGTGGCACCGCCATGCAGCACCGCAGACGAGTCTCTATCCGAAGCGGCCGGAGATGTAGTCCTCGGTCGCCTGGACGCTCGGGTTGGAGAAGATGCGCTCGGTGTCGTCCAGCTCGATCAGCTTCCCGGGCTGGCCCACGGCCGCCAGGTTGAAGAAGGCCGTACGGTCCGAGACGCGGGCGGCCTGCTGCATGTTGTGCGTCACGATGACGATCGTGAAGCGCTCCTTCAGCTCGCCGATCAGGTCCTCGATCGCCAGCGTCGAGATCGGGTCGAGGGCCGAGCAGGGCTCGTCCATCAGCAGGACGTCGGGCTCGACCGCGATGGCGCGGGCGATGCACAGACGCTGCTGCTGACCGCCGGAGAGGCCGGAGCCCGGCTTGTTCAGGCGGTCCTTGACCTCGTTCCAGAGGTTGGCGCCCTTGAGGGACTTCTCGACGATGTCGTTGAGCTGCGACTTCTTGTACTTGCCGTTGAGCCGCAGGCCCGCCGCCACGTTGTCGAAGATCGACATGGTGGGGAAGGGGTTCGGGCGCTGGAAGACCATGCCGACCGTGCGGCGCACGGCGACCGGGTCGACGTTGGTGCCGTACAGGTTCTCGTCGTCCAGCATCACCTTGCCCTCGACGCGGCCGCCGGGGGTGACCTCGTGCATCCGGTTCAGGGTGCGCAGGAAGGTGGACTTGCCGCAGCCGGACGGTCCGATGAAGGCCGTCACGGAGCGGGGCTCGACGGTCATGGAGATGTCGTCGATCGCCTTGTGGGCGCCGTAGTAGGCGGAGAGGCCGCTGACGTCGATTCGCTTGGCCATATCAATTCACTTCCAGGGTGACCGCGTCAGCGGCCGGTCTTGGGGGCCTTCCAGCGGGCGATGCCGCGAGCCACCAGGTTGAGGATCATGACGAAGGCGATCAGGACGAGCGCGGCGCCCCAGGCGCGGGCCACGGCTGCGTCGGTGCCGACCGCGTACTGCTCGTACACGTAGAGCGGCAGGGAGGACTGAGCGCCTTCGAAGGGGTTCGGGTTGATGAGCTTCGTACCGAACACGAGGAGCAGGATCGGGGCCGTCTCACCGGTGATACGGGCGACCGCGAGCATGACGCCCGTGGTGATGCCGCCGATCGCGGTGGGGAGGACCACCTTCAGGATGGTGCGCCACTTGGGGATGCCGAGGGCGAGGGAGGCCTCGCGGAGCTCGTTCGGGACGAGCTTGAGCATCTCCTCGGTGGAGCGGACCACGACCGGCATCATCAGGATGGCGAGGGCCATCGCGCCGGCGAAACCGGAGGGGCCGAAGCCCAGCATCAGGTTCCAGGTGGCGAGGATGAAGAGGCCGGCGACGATCGACGGGATGCCCGTCATGACGTCGACGAAGAAGGTGACCGCCTGGGCGAGCTTGCCGCCGCCGTACTCGACGAGGTAGACGGCGGTGAGGAGGCCGATCGGGGCCGCGATCACGGTCGCGATGGCGACCTGCTCGATGGTGCCGAGCAGCGCGTGGTAGACACCGCCGCCGGCCTCGGCGTCGAGGACGCCGTTCATCGAGTGGCTCAGGAAGTACCCGTCGAGGACGTCCATGCCCTTGCTGATCGTGACCCAGGCCAGGGAGAGCAGCGGGATGACGGCGAGGACGAAGCAGACCCAGACGAGGCTGGTGGCGACGCGGTCCTTGGCCTGGCGGCTGCCCTCGACCTTGGTGGTGAGCGCGTACGTGATGAGCACGAAGAGCAGCGCGGCGATCATGCCCCACTGGACCCTGCTGTGCCAGCCGGCGCCGAGGCCGATGCCGATGCCCGCGGCGATGGAGCCGGCGGCGATGGCGATCGGGCTCCAGCGGGGGAGACGGGCGCTGGAGAGCGAACTGGCGCGCTTGACCGCCGTGACCGGACGATCCTGTATGGCGTGGCTCATGCCGCTGCCCCCGAGTACTCCTTGCGGCGGCCGATGATCCAGCGGGCGGCGCCGTTGACCAGCAGAGTGATGGCGAAGAGGACGAGACCGGACGCGATCAGGGCGTCCCGGCCGAACTCGTTGGCCTCGTTGAACTTGGCGGCGATGTTCTGCGCGAACGTGCCGCCACCCGGGTCGAGAAGGTGGCCCGAGATGAGGAAGCTGGGGGAGAGGACCACGGCGACGGCCATGGTCTCGCCGAGTGCGCGGCCGAGGCCCAGCATGGAGGCGGAGATGATGCCGGAGCGGCCGAAGGGCAGCACCGACATGCGGATGACCTCCCAGCGCGTGGCGCCGAGGGCCAGGGCGGCTTCCTCGTGCATCTTCGGGGCCTGGAGGAAGACCTCACGGGTGACGTTGGTGATGATCGGCAGGATCATGATCGCCAGCAGGATGCCCAC
This sequence is a window from Streptomyces sp. NBC_00691. Protein-coding genes within it:
- a CDS encoding phosphatase PAP2 family protein, producing MAGLASDGTNPDVGLLYGINGLAKAAPPWFDRVMEFVGEYGIMLAMALVVLWCWWSVRRRGTPADSVSAVAGLVWAPLAAGIALLVNIPIRGFVERPRPFRDHQGLEVLVDGKTDFSFVSDHATLAMALGVGVFVAHRRFGLAAIGLALTEGFARVYMGVHYPTDVIGGFALGTAVALLLAPLALALLTPVVSAVARSGRCAVLVRSRRAEPARHPEAVGIPEPRVGGPASGPGHNDLAA
- a CDS encoding metal-sensitive transcriptional regulator, translated to MTTTEADQVTPEAVEAVGPADHEHGVHGYHKQKDEHLKRLRRIEGQIRGLQRMVDEDVYCIDILTQVSASTKALQSFALQLLEEHLRHCVADAAAKGGEGIDAKVEEATKAIARMMRT
- a CDS encoding DUF47 domain-containing protein encodes the protein MRFRLTPRETSFYDMFAASADNIVTGSKLLMELLGAEPSARAEIAERMRAAEHAGDDATHAIFHQLNSSFITPFDREDIYNLASSLDDIMDFMEEAVDLVVLYNVEELPKGVEQQIEVLARAAELTAEAMPNLRTMANLTEYWIEVNRLENQADQIHRKLLATLFNGKYDAIEVLKLKQIVDVLEEAADAFEHVANTVETIAVKES
- a CDS encoding inorganic phosphate transporter yields the protein MDTFALIVTIGVALGFTYTNGFHDSANAIATSVSTRALTPRAALAMAAVMNLAGAFMGSGVAKTVSEGLIETPHGDKGMGILFAALVGAIIWNLVTWYFGLPSSSSHALFGGMVGAALAGGTEVIWGGVLDKVVIPMFISPVVGLVAGYLVMCAIMWMFRKANPHKAKRGFRIAQTVSAAGMALGHGLQDAQKTMGIVVMALVIADVQSAGDDIPVWVKIACAVMLSLGTYAGGWRIMRTLGRKIIELDPPQGFAAETTGASIMFGSAFLFHAPISTTHVITSAIMGVGATKRVNAVRWGVAKNIILGWFITMPAAALVAAGSYYVVQLFFG
- the pstB gene encoding phosphate ABC transporter ATP-binding protein PstB, producing MAKRIDVSGLSAYYGAHKAIDDISMTVEPRSVTAFIGPSGCGKSTFLRTLNRMHEVTPGGRVEGKVMLDDENLYGTNVDPVAVRRTVGMVFQRPNPFPTMSIFDNVAAGLRLNGKYKKSQLNDIVEKSLKGANLWNEVKDRLNKPGSGLSGGQQQRLCIARAIAVEPDVLLMDEPCSALDPISTLAIEDLIGELKERFTIVIVTHNMQQAARVSDRTAFFNLAAVGQPGKLIELDDTERIFSNPSVQATEDYISGRFG
- the pstA gene encoding phosphate ABC transporter permease PstA, with the protein product MSHAIQDRPVTAVKRASSLSSARLPRWSPIAIAAGSIAAGIGIGLGAGWHSRVQWGMIAALLFVLITYALTTKVEGSRQAKDRVATSLVWVCFVLAVIPLLSLAWVTISKGMDVLDGYFLSHSMNGVLDAEAGGGVYHALLGTIEQVAIATVIAAPIGLLTAVYLVEYGGGKLAQAVTFFVDVMTGIPSIVAGLFILATWNLMLGFGPSGFAGAMALAILMMPVVVRSTEEMLKLVPNELREASLALGIPKWRTILKVVLPTAIGGITTGVMLAVARITGETAPILLLVFGTKLINPNPFEGAQSSLPLYVYEQYAVGTDAAVARAWGAALVLIAFVMILNLVARGIARWKAPKTGR